Proteins encoded together in one Chryseobacterium taklimakanense window:
- a CDS encoding SDR family oxidoreductase — protein sequence MKYTEGMLREDALKDKVAIITGGGSGLGKAMTKYFLQLGAKVVITSRNLEKLQATAKELEAETGGKVLAVACDVRNWDEVEAMKEAAIKEFGKIDILLNNAAGNFISPTERLTHSAFDSILDIVLKGTKNCTLSVGKYWIDNKIPGTVLNIVTTYSWTGSAYVVPSACAKAGVLAMTRSLAVEWAKYNIRFNAIAPGPFPTKGAWERLLPGDLAEKFDMRKKVPLRRVGEHQELANLAAYLVSDFSAYMNGEVVTIDGGEWLQGAGEFNMLEAIPQEMWDMLEQMIKAKKSN from the coding sequence ATGAAATACACTGAAGGAATGCTGCGCGAAGACGCACTGAAAGATAAGGTAGCCATCATAACCGGTGGCGGAAGCGGACTTGGAAAAGCAATGACCAAATATTTTCTGCAACTGGGCGCAAAAGTCGTCATCACCTCGCGAAATCTGGAAAAATTACAGGCAACCGCAAAAGAATTAGAGGCAGAAACCGGCGGAAAAGTCCTCGCTGTGGCCTGCGACGTCAGAAATTGGGACGAGGTGGAAGCCATGAAGGAAGCGGCCATCAAAGAATTTGGAAAAATCGACATTTTGCTGAACAACGCGGCCGGAAACTTTATTTCACCGACAGAAAGACTGACGCATTCCGCTTTCGATTCCATATTGGATATTGTTTTAAAAGGCACCAAAAACTGTACACTTTCCGTCGGAAAATATTGGATTGATAATAAAATCCCGGGAACAGTTCTGAATATCGTCACCACTTATTCCTGGACAGGCTCTGCTTACGTCGTTCCTTCCGCCTGCGCCAAAGCCGGAGTTCTTGCAATGACGCGCTCCCTTGCTGTAGAATGGGCGAAATACAACATCCGCTTCAACGCCATTGCTCCAGGGCCTTTCCCAACCAAAGGCGCCTGGGAAAGACTTTTACCGGGCGATTTGGCTGAAAAGTTCGATATGAGAAAGAAAGTGCCGCTGCGCAGGGTAGGCGAACATCAGGAGCTGGCAAACCTTGCAGCGTATCTGGTTTCCGATTTTTCAGCGTACATGAACGGGGAAGTGGTAACCATCGACGGTGGCGAATGGCTGCAGGGCGCCGGAGAGTTCAACATGCTGGAAGCAATTCCGCAGGAAATGTGGGATATGCTCGAACAGATGATTAAGGCAAAGAAATCGAATTAA
- a CDS encoding Txe/YoeB family addiction module toxin: MIYEIELSEDAVADIEKHKKSGDKKLLQKIDTLLNELRENPTTGTGKPEKLKHYKIPTWSRRISGKHRLVYRIQDEKVVVLVLSFWGHYDYK, encoded by the coding sequence ATGATTTATGAAATCGAACTTTCAGAGGATGCAGTGGCAGACATTGAAAAACACAAAAAATCCGGCGACAAAAAATTACTTCAGAAAATCGACACTTTGTTAAACGAACTTCGTGAAAATCCCACCACAGGAACAGGAAAGCCGGAGAAATTGAAACATTACAAAATTCCAACATGGTCGCGAAGAATAAGTGGTAAGCACAGATTGGTTTACAGAATTCAGGATGAAAAAGTGGTCGTTTTGGTATTGTCTTTTTGGGGACATTACGATTATAAATAA
- a CDS encoding DUF2683 family protein → MESITVYPKNEKQKSLLKSLLEELKVRFVIAENEEDVLLSEEEFYAKIDKSAKSAEAGKTKILLKDKQKEFLGL, encoded by the coding sequence ATGGAAAGTATAACCGTATATCCAAAAAACGAAAAACAAAAATCACTGCTGAAGTCTCTGCTTGAGGAGTTGAAGGTTCGTTTTGTAATTGCTGAAAATGAGGAAGATGTCTTGCTTTCAGAAGAAGAATTCTATGCGAAAATTGACAAATCTGCAAAAAGTGCTGAAGCCGGAAAAACCAAGATTCTGCTAAAAGATAAGCAGAAAGAATTTTTGGGCTTATGA